One genomic window of Hymenobacter sp. J193 includes the following:
- the hscA gene encoding Fe-S protein assembly chaperone HscA, with translation MAKVAINLSTGSIQQEEIIVGIDLGTTNSLVAYIHPDGRQPVAINDQGRGTIVPSVVHFPAGGETPIVGTEAKDYLLTDPQNTIYSVKRLLGKSYKDLGQHARDLGYKVIDDNSEGLVKIRVGEKFYSPIELSAEILKELRARAEHALKTPVNKAVITVPAYFNDSQRQATRDAGRLAGLEVLRIVNEPTAAALAYGIGLDPEEEKTVAVYDLGGGTFDISILHLHQGIFEVLSTNGDTYLGGDDLDRAIINHWTQQHNLASTLADNGPLQQELRLLAEAAKRYLSQHDDFGANFLDNLVLRLTRPEFEELIRPLVERTIASCRIALADAKLQPQDLTAVLLVGGSTRVPLVYNAVSAFFQQQANNSLNPDEVVALGAAIQADILGGNRRDVLLLDVTPLTLGIETLGGLMDPIIPRNSKIPTKAGRQYTTSVDGQVNLKISVYQGERDLVKENRKLAEFDLCGIPAMPAGLPKVDVNFILNADGILKVEAIELRSSTRQEVEIKPQYGLTDEQVEQMLMDSMTHAREDIAARMVIEARTVAEQMLYQVERFVAKNGQHLTAEETTQTTAGVAELKAALTTQEKDVILKAVDELEELTRPFAERVMNISISQAMAGKKID, from the coding sequence GTGCCTTCAGTGGTGCACTTCCCGGCCGGCGGCGAAACGCCCATTGTGGGCACCGAGGCCAAAGACTACCTGCTTACCGATCCGCAGAACACGATTTACTCGGTGAAGCGCCTGCTGGGCAAATCCTACAAAGACCTGGGCCAGCACGCCCGCGACCTGGGCTACAAGGTCATCGACGACAACTCCGAAGGGCTGGTAAAAATCCGGGTGGGCGAGAAGTTCTACTCCCCCATCGAGCTGTCGGCCGAAATCCTGAAGGAGCTGCGCGCCCGCGCCGAGCACGCCCTCAAAACGCCCGTCAACAAAGCCGTGATTACGGTGCCCGCCTACTTCAACGACTCCCAGCGCCAGGCCACCCGCGACGCCGGCCGCCTGGCCGGGCTGGAAGTACTGCGCATCGTGAACGAGCCCACGGCCGCCGCGCTGGCCTACGGCATCGGCCTCGACCCCGAAGAAGAGAAAACCGTGGCCGTGTACGACCTAGGCGGCGGCACCTTTGATATCAGCATCCTGCACCTGCACCAGGGTATTTTTGAGGTGCTCAGCACCAACGGCGACACCTACCTTGGCGGCGACGACCTAGACCGCGCCATCATCAACCACTGGACCCAGCAGCACAATCTGGCTTCCACCCTGGCCGACAACGGTCCGCTGCAGCAGGAGCTGCGCCTGCTGGCCGAAGCCGCCAAGCGCTACCTTAGCCAGCACGACGACTTCGGAGCCAACTTCCTCGACAACCTGGTGCTTCGCCTGACGCGCCCAGAATTTGAGGAGCTGATCCGGCCGCTGGTGGAGCGCACTATTGCCTCCTGCCGTATAGCCCTGGCCGATGCCAAGCTGCAGCCCCAGGACCTGACGGCCGTACTGCTGGTGGGCGGCTCTACCCGCGTGCCTCTGGTGTACAACGCGGTTTCGGCGTTTTTCCAGCAGCAAGCCAACAACTCCCTGAACCCCGACGAAGTGGTAGCCCTGGGAGCCGCCATTCAGGCCGATATTCTGGGTGGCAACCGCCGCGACGTGCTGCTGCTGGACGTAACTCCCCTCACGCTGGGCATCGAAACGCTGGGCGGGCTGATGGACCCGATTATTCCGCGCAACTCCAAAATTCCGACCAAGGCCGGCCGCCAGTATACTACCTCCGTGGATGGGCAGGTGAACCTGAAGATTTCGGTGTACCAGGGCGAGCGGGACTTGGTGAAGGAAAACCGCAAGCTGGCCGAGTTCGACCTGTGCGGTATCCCGGCCATGCCCGCCGGCCTGCCCAAGGTCGACGTCAACTTTATCCTGAATGCCGACGGGATTCTAAAAGTTGAGGCTATTGAGTTGCGCTCCAGCACCCGGCAGGAAGTGGAAATCAAGCCCCAGTATGGCCTCACAGACGAGCAGGTGGAGCAGATGCTGATGGACTCGATGACCCACGCCCGGGAGGATATTGCCGCCCGCATGGTGATTGAGGCCCGCACTGTGGCCGAGCAGATGCTTTATCAGGTGGAGCGCTTCGTGGCCAAAAACGGCCAGCACCTCACCGCCGAGGAAACTACGCAGACGACGGCGGGCGTAGCCGAACTCAAAGCGGCCCTCACCACCCAGGAAAAAGACGTAATTCTGAAAGCCGTAGACGAGTTGGAAGAGCTGACGCGCCCCTTCGCCGAGCGGGTCATGAACATTTCCATCAGCCAGGCTATGGCCGGAAAGAAAATTGACTAA
- a CDS encoding anhydro-N-acetylmuramic acid kinase translates to MNPHVARLYQLAQQPSRRIVGLMSGTSLDGLDVALCRLHGHGPGTRLELEQFATVPYSDEVRRRIRQVFAQPQVSLEYLTLLHPWLGQLHADMVLDCLHEWQVLPAAVDLLASHGQTVFHAPHHQHWQPDFQGQNATLQLGDGDQLAMRTGIITVSDFRQKHVAAGGEGAPLATYGDYLLLSSPTEARVLLNLGGIANFTFLPSLQNDARPVFSTDTGPANTLLDSVIRARRPELAYDEGGQLAAAGLVHSGLLTALLDHPFFAAPLPKTTGPELFSAAYLRRAQERSETPTMGLEDLLATLTELSATSVARALQLAFGPMPALAVYVSGGGAHNATLLAALQRKLPSCRLASTDLLGVSPDAKEAVLFALLANESVAGTPTQLHAAGTPAVLCGKISLPA, encoded by the coding sequence TTGAATCCGCACGTCGCCCGTCTGTACCAGCTTGCGCAACAGCCCAGCCGCCGCATTGTGGGGCTGATGTCGGGCACCTCGCTGGACGGGCTGGATGTGGCCCTTTGCCGCCTGCACGGGCACGGGCCAGGCACCCGGCTGGAGCTGGAACAGTTTGCCACTGTGCCGTACTCGGATGAGGTGCGGCGGCGCATCCGGCAGGTATTTGCCCAGCCCCAGGTGAGTCTGGAGTACCTCACGCTGCTGCATCCGTGGCTGGGCCAGCTGCACGCCGATATGGTGCTGGATTGCCTGCATGAGTGGCAGGTGTTGCCCGCAGCGGTAGATTTGCTCGCCAGCCACGGCCAAACGGTTTTCCACGCCCCGCACCATCAGCATTGGCAGCCCGACTTCCAGGGTCAGAACGCCACCCTACAGCTCGGCGACGGCGACCAGCTGGCCATGCGTACCGGCATTATCACCGTCAGTGACTTCCGGCAGAAACACGTAGCAGCCGGGGGCGAAGGAGCTCCCCTGGCCACCTACGGCGACTATCTGCTACTGAGCAGCCCCACGGAAGCCCGCGTACTGCTCAACCTGGGCGGCATTGCCAACTTCACCTTTCTGCCTTCCCTGCAGAACGATGCGCGCCCCGTATTCAGCACGGACACGGGCCCGGCCAACACCCTGCTGGATTCGGTTATCCGTGCCCGGCGGCCGGAGCTGGCTTACGATGAAGGAGGCCAGCTGGCGGCTGCCGGGCTGGTGCATTCCGGCCTGCTCACGGCTTTGCTGGATCATCCGTTTTTTGCGGCGCCACTGCCCAAAACTACCGGCCCGGAGCTGTTCAGTGCCGCTTACCTGCGCCGGGCCCAGGAACGAAGCGAAACACCAACAATGGGCCTTGAGGATTTACTGGCTACCCTCACCGAGCTTAGCGCCACGAGCGTAGCCCGGGCCTTGCAACTGGCATTCGGGCCGATGCCGGCGTTGGCTGTATATGTAAGTGGTGGAGGCGCGCATAATGCTACGCTGCTGGCGGCGCTGCAACGAAAGCTGCCCTCCTGCAGGCTGGCCAGTACTGATTTGCTGGGAGTATCTCCCGATGCGAAAGAAGCCGTTCTGTTCGCGCTGCTGGCCAATGAGAGTGTGGCTGGCACGCCTACGCAGCTGCACGCGGCCGGCACCCCGGCGGTATTGTGCGGCAAAATTTCCCTGCCGGCCTAA